One region of Wyeomyia smithii strain HCP4-BCI-WySm-NY-G18 chromosome 3, ASM2978416v1, whole genome shotgun sequence genomic DNA includes:
- the LOC129730917 gene encoding histone-lysine N-methyltransferase, H3 lysine-79 specific isoform X17 yields MAESGEEVHSQLGKNLPETHSNFLTMDDQAGNRDANAQKQTRPSSANKEEQQKEREERIKQIKERQNEERQRKLEELKAQALAAQKFREQKEEERRRRMEDLRRRENDRRSQVEERRRAIQEADNERRQYILQKNQEREQRMETKRRNERSSIAFAFGSSTPRMIDTGDSGMSSSFWTNRRATSITNVAYTGAPLTRRSSERELPDGNSKKRATSASGLDRSTDDMRRMSSSMYEVFNWAQTSECPKKLTLSLAGAGINIDEPPSSAERAAAASARRDDSADMSYQRTVNRRKTDLMPTIPSPRDSSRSSLGTHTPRTPGRAFSMTRLDQLAQPRRRNGEHISAIIERERRQAMELENLTRLSLSSSRSSPTANGGAASKRMSRSMSQLASSGSAKYRNTSQDSHSGRSASVRKSSFNSSLLGENLMSRSDTSKSMSQLNTAGRVPRLTKAERLRQQVREQLNGSMAVTGLRSGEITPNSLTASRPGSAMSSSTTASGVVYRRSMPAATSHPRRPRPFSIAVTGVSAGPKEEKPPLPKISAASSGTSGGTSVERKRSQSGTSTPVRVAPAVDSATKKHSSAEKVRISSARGTPKASSTPLQSPGPDKTNRTLNDSLQQKTQKPKPKVDESSLVALQQGQTLVKQGSSVSAKSAEENTETVEQKQEQVLIQSETVSVSTTVVETAEQQQTIVTEIKTEEVQIDSAMEEHQPQLKSLEISNHEEKQDETKEANLLEPDQNGDGSTNDLMTASMIAKRITTEEEAKAALAERRRQAREEAERQAELERQRVAAEEAAEIQRQLEEEERLRKLEEETIRLAEEQRRLDEERLQQAIEEAKKRDEEERLRREEEARQKAEREESERKAREEAERQRVEMAERLKKEEKEREERRKRVEAIMSRTRAKGSANNTPTKQSDENKDDVMSKSQIVTSDNPAALLDPTMSMTESMLGSTDPQPSETDVAFPVPAEAPTSDKVDQLAQDVQSLSLVDVGSEVNQQNNNNNNNNSSSLNNNHNNNNDRNEESVAVSNSGKSNSSADYERSVTEKENFLLGSFNNNLNSNGGSGIGSSQQPSSLESSSSPVGATTNGKSTSGATTIAETTELIIEDAIMSGQTNGHKNGSIDNVFTQDLPAVDSATKPFLVTFDTSSPSATATAVDFTLSSAADVVAEQNNENHNLLDSTTFTNVTTTTATTAGQLIDFGSFQSSLADEVPQQQSATVLASDDPFNLNLNNNNNFSDHLLINSSNNGTSASPSLFTTGDANLISSSNFLNNNSARLVAASDSQDNRDLSLL; encoded by the exons ctGGAAACAGGGATGCAAATGCGCAAAAACAGACCAGACCATCTTCAGCTAATAAAG AGGAACAACAAAAGGAACGTGAAGAGCGAATAAAACAGATCAAGGAACGGCAGAATGAGGAACGGCAGCGAAAGCTAGAGGAACTGAAGGCACAAGCACTGGCGGCGCAGAAATTTCGTGAACAGAAGGAAGAGGAACGCCGACGCCGAATGGAGGACCTGCGACGACGCGAAAACGACCGACGCTCACAGGTGGAGGAGCGACGGCGCGCGATACAGGAAGCGGACAACGAACGGCGACAGTACATACTGCAGAAGAACCAGGAACGGGAACAGCGAATGGAAACCAAACGGCGCAACGAGCGCAGCTCGATCGCGTTCGCGTTCGGGTCGTCGACCCCGCGTATGATCGACACTGGTGATAGTGGCATGAGCAGCTCGTTCTGGACCAACCGTCG agCAACATCTATCACAAATGTAGCGTACACCGGGGCACCACTGACGCGTCGCAGCTCCGAACGGGAACTCCCCGACGGAAACTCCAAAAAACGTGCTACCTCCGCTAGTGGTTTAGATAGATCGACCGACG ACATGAGACGAATGTCCAGCTCCATGTACGAGGTATTCAACTGGGCCCAGACGAGCGAATGTCCGAAAAAGTTGACCCTCTCGCTGGCCGGTGCTGGTATCAACATTGACGAACCGCCGTCTAGTGCGGAGCGAGCGGCCGCTGCGAGTGCAAGAAGGG ACGATTCGGCTGACATGAGCTACCAGCGTACCGTCAATCGACGCAAAACCGATCTTATGCCCACCATTCCTAGTCCTCGCGATAGCTCTAGATCATCTCTCGGCACTCACACTCCCAGAACACCAG GTCGAGCTTTCTCGATGACACGCCTAGACCAGCTGGCCCAACCACGCCGTCGCAACGGCGAACACATCAGTGCAATCATAGAACGCGAGCGCCGTCAAGCTATGGAGTTGGAGAACTTGACCCGCCTCTCGTTATCCTCGTCCCGTTCATCGCCGACGGCCAACGGTGGTGCCGCCAGCAAGCGAATGTCACGCAGCATGTCCCAGTTGGCGAGTAGCGGCTCGGCCAAGTACCGTAATACGTCCCAGGACTCGCACTCGGGTCGTTCCGCAAGTGTGCGCAAGTCCTCCTTCAATTCATCACTGCTGGGCGAGAATTTGATGAGCCGTTCCGACACGTCCAAGAGTATGTCCCAGCTGAATACGGCAGGACGTGTTCCACGACTTACCAAGGCGGAACGGCTCCGGCAGCAGGTTCGCGAACAGCTGAACGGTTCCATGGCGGTAACAG GTTTGCGTTCAGGGGAAATAACGCCCAACAGTCTAACAGCGTCCCGTCCAGGCAGTGCAATGTCCAGCTCAACCACAGCTTCCGGTGTCGTGTACCGACGTTCGATGCCAGCGGCCACCAGTCATCCCCGCAGGCCGCGCCCGTTCTCCATTGCCGTGACGGGAGTTTCAGCCGGTCCGAAAGAAG AGAAACCCCCACTTCCGAAAATATCCGCAGCTAGCAGTGGCACTAGTGGTGGCACTTCAGTGGAGCGCAAACGTTCTCAAAGTGGCACCAGCACCCCGGTCAGGGTGGCACCAGCGGTGGACAGTGCTACCAAAAAGCACTCCTCAGCGGAAAAAGTACGCATTAGCAGTGCTCGTGGTACCCCGAAGGCATCATCAACTCCTCTGCAGTCACCGGGACCGGATAAGACTAACCGAACCCTAAACGATTCGCTACAGCAGAAAACACAGAAACCGAAACCAAAAGTGGACGAGTCATCGCTGGTGGCATTGCAACAGGGGCAAACTTTAGTCAAGCAAGGATCTTCGGTCAGTGCTAAAAGTGCTGAGGAAAATACAGAGACGGTGGAGCAAAAACAGGAGCAAGTTTTGATACAATCGGAAACCGTTTCCGTTTCTACCACCGTAGTTGAAACAGCCGAACAGCAGCAAACCATAGTAACTGAGATTAAAACAGAAGAAGTGCAAATCGATTCGGCAATGGAAGAGCATCAACCACAGTTGAAGAGCTTGGAAATTAGTAATCACGAAGAAAAGCAAGATGAAACTAAGGAAGCGAACCTCTTGGAACCAGACCAAAACGGAGACGGATCTACGAATGATTTAATGACAGCATCAATGATCGCTAAACGCATTACCACGGAAGAGGAAGCGAAAGCTGCGCTGGCCGAGCGTCGCCGTCAGGCTCGCGAAGAAGCTGAACGTCAGGCAGAACTCGAACGTCAACGTGTGGCCGCCGAGGAAGCAGCAGAAATACAGCGCCAGCTAGAGGAAGAAGAGCGCCTTCGCAAGCTCGAAGAGGAAACGATTCGTCTGGCGGAGGAACAACGGCGCCTCGACGAGGAACGTCTCCAGCAGGCCATAGAAGAGGCCAAGAAACGCGACGAGGAGGAACGTCTGCGTCGCGAAGAAGAAGCTCGCCAGAAGGCCGAACGCGAGGAATCGGAACGTAAGGCACGGGAGGAAGCCGAACGACAGCGTGTCGAAATGGCCGAAAGACTTAAGAAGGAGGAGAAGGAGCGCGAGGAACGACGAAAACGCGTGGAAGCTATCATGTCCAGAACGCGCGCCAAGGGTAGCGCTAATAATACGCCTACCAAG CAATCCGATGAAAACAAAGATGACGTCATGAGTAAAAGTCAGATTGTGACATCTGATAACCCAGCAGCTCTGCTCGATCCAACGATGTCAATGACCGAATCCATGCTGGGTTCAACAGATCCCCAGCCGTCGGAAACGGATGTGGCATTTCCAGTTCCAGCAGAAGCACCAACTAGCGATAAAGTGGACCAGTTGGCCCAGGATGTTCAGTCGCTGTCGCTTGTAGATGTGGGAAGCGAGGtcaatcagcaaaataataacaataataacaacaacagcagTAGCTTGAACAATAATCATAACAACAATAATGATAGAAATGAAGAGAGTGTAGCCGTTTCTAACTCCGGAAAGAGCAACAGCAGCGCTGACTACGAGCGCTCGGTAACGGAGAAGGAGAACTTTCTGCTAGGCAGCTTTAACAACAATCTGAACAGCAACGGTGGCAGTGGGATCGGTAGCAGTCAGCAACCCTCGTCACTGGAGTCAAGCTCGTCGCCAGTAGGAGCTACAACCAATGGCAAGTCGACGTCCGGTGCAACGACGATTGCCGAAACGACCGAGCTGATTATTGAGGATGCGATCATGAGCGGTCAGACGAACGGTCACAAGAACGGCAGTATTGATAATGTGTT TACACAAGATCTACCGGCTGTTGACAGTGCCACGAAACCATTCCTAGTGACATTCGACACCAGTAGTCCCAGCGCTACTGCAACAGCAGTCGATTTTACACTCTCGTCAGCAGCCGACGTTGTCGCCGAGCAGAACAACGAAAATCACAATCTCCTGGATTCGACAACATTTACCAATGTGACAACGACCACTGCCACAACAGCTGgccagttgatcgatttcgGTAGTTTTCAGAGCTCGCTGGCCGATGAAGTGCCACAGCAGCAAAGTGCGACCGTCCTCGCCAGCGACGATCCGTTTAATTTGAAccttaacaacaacaacaattttAGCGATCATCTTCTGATTAATAGTAGTAACAACGGTACCTCAGCTTCCCCTTCCCTGTTCACCACCGGCGATGCAAATTTGATCAGTAGTAGCAATTTCCTAAACAATAACTCTGCGAGGCTAGTCGCAGCATCCGACAGTCAAGACAACCGAG ACTTGTCGCTCTTGTAA
- the LOC129730917 gene encoding inner centromere protein isoform X21: protein MAESGEEVHSQLGKNLPAGNRDANAQKQTRPSSANKEEQQKEREERIKQIKERQNEERQRKLEELKAQALAAQKFREQKEEERRRRMEDLRRRENDRRSQVEERRRAIQEADNERRQYILQKNQEREQRMETKRRNERSSIAFAFGSSTPRMIDTGDSGMSSSFWTNRRATSITNVAYTGAPLTRRSSERELPDGNSKKRATSASGLDRSTDDMRRMSSSMYEVFNWAQTSECPKKLTLSLAGAGINIDEPPSSAERAAAASARRDDSADMSYQRTVNRRKTDLMPTIPSPRDSSRSSLGTHTPRTPGRAFSMTRLDQLAQPRRRNGEHISAIIERERRQAMELENLTRLSLSSSRSSPTANGGAASKRMSRSMSQLASSGSAKYRNTSQDSHSGRSASVRKSSFNSSLLGENLMSRSDTSKSMSQLNTAGRVPRLTKAERLRQQVREQLNGSMAVTGLRSGEITPNSLTASRPGSAMSSSTTASGVVYRRSMPAATSHPRRPRPFSIAVTGVSAGPKEEKPPLPKISAASSGTSGGTSVERKRSQSGTSTPVRVAPAVDSATKKHSSAEKVRISSARGTPKASSTPLQSPGPDKTNRTLNDSLQQKTQKPKPKVDESSLVALQQGQTLVKQGSSVSAKSAEENTETVEQKQEQVLIQSETVSVSTTVVETAEQQQTIVTEIKTEEVQIDSAMEEHQPQLKSLEISNHEEKQDETKEANLLEPDQNGDGSTNDLMTASMIAKRITTEEEAKAALAERRRQAREEAERQAELERQRVAAEEAAEIQRQLEEEERLRKLEEETIRLAEEQRRLDEERLQQAIEEAKKRDEEERLRREEEARQKAEREESERKAREEAERQRVEMAERLKKEEKEREERRKRVEAIMSRTRAKGSANNTPTKQSDENKDDVMSKSQIVTSDNPAALLDPTMSMTESMLGSTDPQPSETDVAFPVPAEAPTSDKVDQLAQDVQSLSLVDVGSEVNQQNNNNNNNNSSSLNNNHNNNNDRNEESVAVSNSGKSNSSADYERSVTEKENFLLGSFNNNLNSNGGSGIGSSQQPSSLESSSSPVGATTNGKSTSGATTIAETTELIIEDAIMSGQTNGHKNGSIDNVFTQDLPAVDSATKPFLVTFDTSSPSATATAVDFTLSSAADVVAEQNNENHNLLDSTTFTNVTTTTATTAGQLIDFGSFQSSLADEVPQQQSATVLASDDPFNLNLNNNNNFSDHLLINSSNNGTSASPSLFTTGDANLISSSNFLNNNSARLVAASDSQDNRDLSLL, encoded by the exons ctGGAAACAGGGATGCAAATGCGCAAAAACAGACCAGACCATCTTCAGCTAATAAAG AGGAACAACAAAAGGAACGTGAAGAGCGAATAAAACAGATCAAGGAACGGCAGAATGAGGAACGGCAGCGAAAGCTAGAGGAACTGAAGGCACAAGCACTGGCGGCGCAGAAATTTCGTGAACAGAAGGAAGAGGAACGCCGACGCCGAATGGAGGACCTGCGACGACGCGAAAACGACCGACGCTCACAGGTGGAGGAGCGACGGCGCGCGATACAGGAAGCGGACAACGAACGGCGACAGTACATACTGCAGAAGAACCAGGAACGGGAACAGCGAATGGAAACCAAACGGCGCAACGAGCGCAGCTCGATCGCGTTCGCGTTCGGGTCGTCGACCCCGCGTATGATCGACACTGGTGATAGTGGCATGAGCAGCTCGTTCTGGACCAACCGTCG agCAACATCTATCACAAATGTAGCGTACACCGGGGCACCACTGACGCGTCGCAGCTCCGAACGGGAACTCCCCGACGGAAACTCCAAAAAACGTGCTACCTCCGCTAGTGGTTTAGATAGATCGACCGACG ACATGAGACGAATGTCCAGCTCCATGTACGAGGTATTCAACTGGGCCCAGACGAGCGAATGTCCGAAAAAGTTGACCCTCTCGCTGGCCGGTGCTGGTATCAACATTGACGAACCGCCGTCTAGTGCGGAGCGAGCGGCCGCTGCGAGTGCAAGAAGGG ACGATTCGGCTGACATGAGCTACCAGCGTACCGTCAATCGACGCAAAACCGATCTTATGCCCACCATTCCTAGTCCTCGCGATAGCTCTAGATCATCTCTCGGCACTCACACTCCCAGAACACCAG GTCGAGCTTTCTCGATGACACGCCTAGACCAGCTGGCCCAACCACGCCGTCGCAACGGCGAACACATCAGTGCAATCATAGAACGCGAGCGCCGTCAAGCTATGGAGTTGGAGAACTTGACCCGCCTCTCGTTATCCTCGTCCCGTTCATCGCCGACGGCCAACGGTGGTGCCGCCAGCAAGCGAATGTCACGCAGCATGTCCCAGTTGGCGAGTAGCGGCTCGGCCAAGTACCGTAATACGTCCCAGGACTCGCACTCGGGTCGTTCCGCAAGTGTGCGCAAGTCCTCCTTCAATTCATCACTGCTGGGCGAGAATTTGATGAGCCGTTCCGACACGTCCAAGAGTATGTCCCAGCTGAATACGGCAGGACGTGTTCCACGACTTACCAAGGCGGAACGGCTCCGGCAGCAGGTTCGCGAACAGCTGAACGGTTCCATGGCGGTAACAG GTTTGCGTTCAGGGGAAATAACGCCCAACAGTCTAACAGCGTCCCGTCCAGGCAGTGCAATGTCCAGCTCAACCACAGCTTCCGGTGTCGTGTACCGACGTTCGATGCCAGCGGCCACCAGTCATCCCCGCAGGCCGCGCCCGTTCTCCATTGCCGTGACGGGAGTTTCAGCCGGTCCGAAAGAAG AGAAACCCCCACTTCCGAAAATATCCGCAGCTAGCAGTGGCACTAGTGGTGGCACTTCAGTGGAGCGCAAACGTTCTCAAAGTGGCACCAGCACCCCGGTCAGGGTGGCACCAGCGGTGGACAGTGCTACCAAAAAGCACTCCTCAGCGGAAAAAGTACGCATTAGCAGTGCTCGTGGTACCCCGAAGGCATCATCAACTCCTCTGCAGTCACCGGGACCGGATAAGACTAACCGAACCCTAAACGATTCGCTACAGCAGAAAACACAGAAACCGAAACCAAAAGTGGACGAGTCATCGCTGGTGGCATTGCAACAGGGGCAAACTTTAGTCAAGCAAGGATCTTCGGTCAGTGCTAAAAGTGCTGAGGAAAATACAGAGACGGTGGAGCAAAAACAGGAGCAAGTTTTGATACAATCGGAAACCGTTTCCGTTTCTACCACCGTAGTTGAAACAGCCGAACAGCAGCAAACCATAGTAACTGAGATTAAAACAGAAGAAGTGCAAATCGATTCGGCAATGGAAGAGCATCAACCACAGTTGAAGAGCTTGGAAATTAGTAATCACGAAGAAAAGCAAGATGAAACTAAGGAAGCGAACCTCTTGGAACCAGACCAAAACGGAGACGGATCTACGAATGATTTAATGACAGCATCAATGATCGCTAAACGCATTACCACGGAAGAGGAAGCGAAAGCTGCGCTGGCCGAGCGTCGCCGTCAGGCTCGCGAAGAAGCTGAACGTCAGGCAGAACTCGAACGTCAACGTGTGGCCGCCGAGGAAGCAGCAGAAATACAGCGCCAGCTAGAGGAAGAAGAGCGCCTTCGCAAGCTCGAAGAGGAAACGATTCGTCTGGCGGAGGAACAACGGCGCCTCGACGAGGAACGTCTCCAGCAGGCCATAGAAGAGGCCAAGAAACGCGACGAGGAGGAACGTCTGCGTCGCGAAGAAGAAGCTCGCCAGAAGGCCGAACGCGAGGAATCGGAACGTAAGGCACGGGAGGAAGCCGAACGACAGCGTGTCGAAATGGCCGAAAGACTTAAGAAGGAGGAGAAGGAGCGCGAGGAACGACGAAAACGCGTGGAAGCTATCATGTCCAGAACGCGCGCCAAGGGTAGCGCTAATAATACGCCTACCAAG CAATCCGATGAAAACAAAGATGACGTCATGAGTAAAAGTCAGATTGTGACATCTGATAACCCAGCAGCTCTGCTCGATCCAACGATGTCAATGACCGAATCCATGCTGGGTTCAACAGATCCCCAGCCGTCGGAAACGGATGTGGCATTTCCAGTTCCAGCAGAAGCACCAACTAGCGATAAAGTGGACCAGTTGGCCCAGGATGTTCAGTCGCTGTCGCTTGTAGATGTGGGAAGCGAGGtcaatcagcaaaataataacaataataacaacaacagcagTAGCTTGAACAATAATCATAACAACAATAATGATAGAAATGAAGAGAGTGTAGCCGTTTCTAACTCCGGAAAGAGCAACAGCAGCGCTGACTACGAGCGCTCGGTAACGGAGAAGGAGAACTTTCTGCTAGGCAGCTTTAACAACAATCTGAACAGCAACGGTGGCAGTGGGATCGGTAGCAGTCAGCAACCCTCGTCACTGGAGTCAAGCTCGTCGCCAGTAGGAGCTACAACCAATGGCAAGTCGACGTCCGGTGCAACGACGATTGCCGAAACGACCGAGCTGATTATTGAGGATGCGATCATGAGCGGTCAGACGAACGGTCACAAGAACGGCAGTATTGATAATGTGTT TACACAAGATCTACCGGCTGTTGACAGTGCCACGAAACCATTCCTAGTGACATTCGACACCAGTAGTCCCAGCGCTACTGCAACAGCAGTCGATTTTACACTCTCGTCAGCAGCCGACGTTGTCGCCGAGCAGAACAACGAAAATCACAATCTCCTGGATTCGACAACATTTACCAATGTGACAACGACCACTGCCACAACAGCTGgccagttgatcgatttcgGTAGTTTTCAGAGCTCGCTGGCCGATGAAGTGCCACAGCAGCAAAGTGCGACCGTCCTCGCCAGCGACGATCCGTTTAATTTGAAccttaacaacaacaacaattttAGCGATCATCTTCTGATTAATAGTAGTAACAACGGTACCTCAGCTTCCCCTTCCCTGTTCACCACCGGCGATGCAAATTTGATCAGTAGTAGCAATTTCCTAAACAATAACTCTGCGAGGCTAGTCGCAGCATCCGACAGTCAAGACAACCGAG ACTTGTCGCTCTTGTAA